CTGCAGGCCCATCACATCGCCATCGAAGCCGGGCTGCGCATCGCCCTTCCAGTGGATCTCGCTGCTCTGCCCCACCAAGCGGCCCCAGGCGGTGCGGAATGCGCCCTGGTTGTACAGCAGGCGCTGCTCGCCCTGCCGCTCGTGGAAGGTGCCGAGGCTGGCCAGCGAGGTCTCGCGCAGGAGCGGCGGCACCACGGCATAGGTGGCAGTCTCCACGCGGTACAGCGGCACCACTGCGCCCTCGGCGGGGCGTGCACCCGGCGTCGGCGGGGCACCGGTTCCGGGCAGCGCACCGCCGGCCACTGGCACGTCCGGCACGGCCGGATCGCTGGGTGGCGCCACCGGCGCGGGTTCCGGTGGCGGTGGTGGCGGCGCGGTCTCGCCCGCGGTCAGGTCCGGATCGGTGGCGCCTTCGGGCGGCGGCGGCGGTGCCGGGGTGATCGGCGGCGGTGGGGCCACTGGAGGCGTCAGCGGTGGCGGTGTCGCGCTGCCGCCACCGTTGGGTGCTGGCGTCGGCCCGGTCACCAGCGTCGAACGCAGGTACCAGTTCTCGGCGGTACCGGCACTGACACCGCCCTTGAACAGGTAGTACTCGTAGGCACCGGCCGCAACCGGTGCGAACAGCGAAAACGCACCCGGCGCGGTGCGGCCGCCATTCAAGGCCTGCACCACCAGGATGCCATCGGCCAGCGTGGCGGCGCCGCTGCCGCCGGCATTGAGCACGCCGATGCCGGTGGTCCCGGTGGCAGTACCGCCGTCGATCACCAGGCGGTCGCTGGTGGAGTTGTCCGCGCCCAGCACGGTACGCAGGTACAGGCCACCGCCGTCACCACGATAGTTGCCACGCACGGTGAACACGTCGCCAGCGCCGGTACCGGTCAGGTCGATGCGCCCGGCATTGACCATCTCCACCAGTGCACCACTGTTGAATGGGCGGATGGCATGCCCCCCACTGCCCGCGTAGACGGTACTGGTGTCATCCACCGTGAGCGTGCCGGTGCCGCTACCGCTGTCGCCCAGCACCAGATCGCCATCGAAGGTCAGCTCGGTGCTGTTGGCCAGGCTGATCGCCTCCCAGTTCTGGAAGCGGCCCACGCCCGTGGTCTTGACGTTGCTCAGGTTGAGCTGGTCGATGCCACCGCCACCGTCGAACAGCGGCACCGCACCGAGGTTGCCCTGGTTGAGGTTGCTGAGGTTGGCCACGTCGTTGTCCGGGCCCATGTCGATCGCGCCGTAGACGATGCCACTACCCTTCCAGTTGAAGGTGTCATTGCCGGTACTGAGCAGTACCTGCCCGCGCACGGTGCCGTCGGTGATGGTCACGCTGTCGTTGCCGCCGCTGACGCTGATGTTGCCGCCGATGTAGGCGATACCCGAGATGATGATGGTATCGGTGTCGAAACCGGTCACCACATTGCCATCCACGGTGCCGCCGGACTGGTCCCACAGGTTCTTGTCCAGCTTCATGTTGACGCGGCCGATGCGGCCACCGGTCATCCAGGCCTGGTCGCCATCCTCGAACGCGCCGATGATGCGGCCACCGCTCATGCGGAAGGTATCGATGTTGTCGCCCTGCTGCAGCGCGCCGATCGTGCCGCCGCTCATGATGAAATCATCGCGACCACTGCCCTGTGCCACCAGGCCGGTAACGGTGCCGCCGGTGACGGTCATCTGGTCATCGCCGCTGCCCTGGTCGACGCTGTCGATGGTGCCATTGCCCAGCAGCAGCACGTCGTTGCCATCGCCCTGCAGGACACCGCCGCTGATGCTGCCGGCCTGCATGTCCAGGCGGTCGTTGCCGGCACCGAACTGCACGCCGGTGCGCCCGCTGATCGTTCCGCGGTTGACCAGCACGCTGTCGCCCGCGCCGACGAACTGCAGGGCGGTGTTGTTGCCGGTGCTGATGCTGCCGGCGTTTTCGACGCGGCTGCCACCACCAAGCTGGACCGCCACGCCACCCACCGAACTGATCGTGCCGAGGTTGGACAGCAGGTGCCCGCCGGCCCCGACCAGCGAAATCGCACTGCCACCACCGCTCTGTTGCAGTTGTGCCGTGCTGGCGACATTGACGGTGATACCGGCCGCGCCAGTGGCAGCGACGGGAACGGTCTGCGGATTCGGCGCGCTGGCATCGCAGGTGACCGTCTGGCTGGCAGTCGGGGTGGCATTGTCACAGCCGGCCCAAGCGACACTGGCGGTCAACAGCATGACGGACGGGACAGCCAGGGCCTGAACCACGGAAACAGTGAGGCGGCGCGGACGGAAAGCGCGCGGGACGGCACGGGACATACAGCACTCCTGGACAGGGGATCAGGAACTGCGGATATGCGGTACTGCGAGCGAAGTCTGCGCCATGGTGAACGGTTTCGACAGGTGAATTTGCGTGCCGATGATCACAGTTCAGATGCGAACTTGATGGGGCATCACCTCGCCTTTACGCGGCTGAAACCGTTCATCATGTGGGTGATCGCGCGCCACGCGGAGAGCATCCACGCATGGCGTGGATGTGGCGCGCCGCCGGGGGTCAGATCTTAAGATAGATCTTCCGCCGGTCCAGCCACCACGCCACACCCCACCACAATGCAACGAACGCCATCGCCTGCAACATCGACGCCAGCTCCAATGCGTGCGGCATGGCGGTCGCCAACTGCTGCCAGATCCAGCCCCAGTCACCGCTCGCCATCAGCACCACCGACATCACCGACGCCCCCAGGTAAGCGGTGATTGCATTGACACCGAAGCGCCTGCCCAGCGCCGGCCAGCCCTTCTGGTCGATCAGCACGTGGCCCAGCCACAGCGCCAGCGCGGCCAGGCCGCCGGTCCACAGCACGTAGCTGGGCGTCCACAGCTGCTTGTTCAGCGGAAGCACGATGGCCAGCAGCAGACCGAGCACGGTAGTCGCCACGCCCAGCCCGGCAAGCGCCGCAGCACGCCCGCTGCGCAGCAGGCCACCGGCCAACAGGCCGAGCACGGTACTGGCCAGTGCACCCAGCGTGCTCAGCAATCCTTCCGGGTCATGGCCCAGCCCGGTATCGGCATGCCATTGATAGATCCACGGCGCGAACAGCGCGGTATCCAGGCGGCTGGCCGGATTGGTCCACGGTGCCAGGTCGCCGATGCCGAGCAGCAGCACGGTGTAGCCCACCAGCAGCGCGACCAGCACGCCGGCCTGCACGCGCGGTCGTGCATACACCGCCAGCACGCCCACCAACGCCGCACACAGCGCGATGCGTTGCAGCACGCCCCAGATGCGGAAGTGGTGCGTATCCAGCGCCCACCAGATCAGCAGATGCAACAGCGCACCGGCCACCAGGATGCGCAGCGCGCGCTCCAGCACGCCGCGCGCCAGCGCAGGACGCGCAGCGGCATCCAGCGCGCGCGGTGCCACGCTGAAGGCCATCGACACGCCGACCAGGAACAGGAAGAACGGGAACACCAGATCGGTGGGCGTGCAGCCGTGCCATTCCGAGTGACGCAGCGGCGCGAACACCGCACTCCAGTCACCCGGATTGTTGACCAGCAGCATCGCCGCCACGGTGATGCCGCGCAGGGCATCGATCGAGCCCAGCCGGCGTGGCGGCGTTGCGCTCATCAGGCGGCCTCGTACTGTCCGGCAATCCAGGTGCCACGCACCTGCAGGGCGTCATCGAGCAGCACCAGGTCGGCCTGGTAGCCCTCGGCGATATGGCCCAGGCGATCATCGACGTTGAGGAACTGCGCTGGGTAGGTCGAGGCCATGCGTGCCGCTTCGGCCAGCGACTGGCCGAGCAGCTGCACGGTGTTACGCACGGCGGTGGCCATGTCCAGCGCCGAACCGGCCAGCGAGCCGGCGGCATTGCGCACCACGCCGTCGATGGCGGTGATGGTTTCGCCGTACAGCACGTAGCTGGGATCATCGGCACCGACCGGCGGCATTGCATCGGTGACCAGCAGCAGGCGACCGCGCGGCTTGGCAGCCAGTGCCACGCGCAGGCTGGCCGGATGCACGTGCACGCCATCGACGATGATGCCGATCCAGCTGTCGCGGTCCTCCAGCGCAGCGCCCACCGCGCCGGGCTCACGGCCCTGCAGCGGCGACATCGCGTTGTAAAGGTGGGTGAAGCCGCGCACGCCGGCATCCAGGCCGGCACGAATTTCCTCGTACGTGCCAGCAGTGTGGCCAGCAGCAACGATCACGCCGCGTTCGACCAGCGCGCGGATGGTCTCCAGCGGCACGCGTTCCGGCGCCAGCGTCAGCAGGGTCACGCCGTTGTCCAGCGACGCGGCCAGCGCGATCTCTTCTTCATCCGGCACGCGGAACTTGCTGGCATCGTGCGTGCCCTTGCGCGCCGGCGCGATGTACGGCCCTTCCAGATGGATACCGATCACGCCCGGCACCCCCTGCGCGATGGCCTCGCGCATCGCACCGATCGCCTGGCGCATCACGCCCACGTCATCGCTGATCAGCGTGGGCAGCATCGCGGTGGTGCCGAAGCGACGGTGCGCCTGCGCGATGGTGCGCAGCGAGGCGACATCGGGCGTGTTGTTGAACAGCGCGCCGCCGCCACCATTGACCTGCACGTCGATGAAGCCCGGCAGCAGCCAGCCGCCGCCCAGATCCACCTGCTCATCGGCCTGGCCCAGCTGCGGTGCGGCGTCGGGCAACAGGGCGCTGATCTGCCCGTTCTCGATCACCAGCGCCAGATCATCGC
This genomic window from Stenotrophomonas maltophilia contains:
- the nagA gene encoding N-acetylglucosamine-6-phosphate deacetylase — translated: MVTVLRNARILAGDDFRDDLALVIENGQISALLPDAAPQLGQADEQVDLGGGWLLPGFIDVQVNGGGGALFNNTPDVASLRTIAQAHRRFGTTAMLPTLISDDVGVMRQAIGAMREAIAQGVPGVIGIHLEGPYIAPARKGTHDASKFRVPDEEEIALAASLDNGVTLLTLAPERVPLETIRALVERGVIVAAGHTAGTYEEIRAGLDAGVRGFTHLYNAMSPLQGREPGAVGAALEDRDSWIGIIVDGVHVHPASLRVALAAKPRGRLLLVTDAMPPVGADDPSYVLYGETITAIDGVVRNAAGSLAGSALDMATAVRNTVQLLGQSLAEAARMASTYPAQFLNVDDRLGHIAEGYQADLVLLDDALQVRGTWIAGQYEAA
- a CDS encoding acyltransferase family protein, which gives rise to MSATPPRRLGSIDALRGITVAAMLLVNNPGDWSAVFAPLRHSEWHGCTPTDLVFPFFLFLVGVSMAFSVAPRALDAAARPALARGVLERALRILVAGALLHLLIWWALDTHHFRIWGVLQRIALCAALVGVLAVYARPRVQAGVLVALLVGYTVLLLGIGDLAPWTNPASRLDTALFAPWIYQWHADTGLGHDPEGLLSTLGALASTVLGLLAGGLLRSGRAAALAGLGVATTVLGLLLAIVLPLNKQLWTPSYVLWTGGLAALALWLGHVLIDQKGWPALGRRFGVNAITAYLGASVMSVVLMASGDWGWIWQQLATAMPHALELASMLQAMAFVALWWGVAWWLDRRKIYLKI
- a CDS encoding autotransporter outer membrane beta-barrel domain-containing protein, producing the protein MSRAVPRAFRPRRLTVSVVQALAVPSVMLLTASVAWAGCDNATPTASQTVTCDASAPNPQTVPVAATGAAGITVNVASTAQLQQSGGGSAISLVGAGGHLLSNLGTISSVGGVAVQLGGGSRVENAGSISTGNNTALQFVGAGDSVLVNRGTISGRTGVQFGAGNDRLDMQAGSISGGVLQGDGNDVLLLGNGTIDSVDQGSGDDQMTVTGGTVTGLVAQGSGRDDFIMSGGTIGALQQGDNIDTFRMSGGRIIGAFEDGDQAWMTGGRIGRVNMKLDKNLWDQSGGTVDGNVVTGFDTDTIIISGIAYIGGNISVSGGNDSVTITDGTVRGQVLLSTGNDTFNWKGSGIVYGAIDMGPDNDVANLSNLNQGNLGAVPLFDGGGGIDQLNLSNVKTTGVGRFQNWEAISLANSTELTFDGDLVLGDSGSGTGTLTVDDTSTVYAGSGGHAIRPFNSGALVEMVNAGRIDLTGTGAGDVFTVRGNYRGDGGGLYLRTVLGADNSTSDRLVIDGGTATGTTGIGVLNAGGSGAATLADGILVVQALNGGRTAPGAFSLFAPVAAGAYEYYLFKGGVSAGTAENWYLRSTLVTGPTPAPNGGGSATPPPLTPPVAPPPPITPAPPPPPEGATDPDLTAGETAPPPPPPEPAPVAPPSDPAVPDVPVAGGALPGTGAPPTPGARPAEGAVVPLYRVETATYAVVPPLLRETSLASLGTFHERQGEQRLLYNQGAFRTAWGRLVGQSSEIHWKGDAQPGFDGDVMGLQAGLDVWAAASDNHRNQIGVFVGRTRAQGRTTGLALGWENVQVGQNRLDDKHVGLYWTFTDSSGGYIDAVAMQSRYDGRVRSSRGLGFGLSGDGTSVSVEAGKPLLRFGQSAWWLEPQVQVILQRTSLDDRRDEVSSVRFDNDNAWTGRIGLRLAGDYQLADNGWQPYFKLNYWHGRSGEDRIRFDDDVIVNSQRSRALEAGVGVVGRFNRTISAYAVADYTRELGGDRNEKRRIIEGNIGLRADW